In the genome of Conger conger chromosome 8, fConCon1.1, whole genome shotgun sequence, one region contains:
- the LOC133135051 gene encoding protein starmaker-like — translation MCDGSLCCNCVILPRGRRIDCPRCRRECGQNDRFCSDCAYDLRSARTPVPDSDQQEGPEHPVSESHTHSNDRTHSNDHTHTNDHTHSDDHAHSDDDTHTAGHTHSDDHAHSDDHTDPGPPEVKEKETVKEEEEKSQQRDTIPEHITSCMPVPGADSENQEETTDNRSRLGPEPAPAPAPEKTSSCLAQSQLGPEPAPEKTSSCLAQSQPSADPAKSDLKSGLVETGNMDRTVSQDTKDPECTAQEEEETEDSEERVSVSKDEAICKDPVKLCQT, via the exons ATGTGTgatggtagtttgtgctgtaactgtgtgatttTGCCCAGAGGGAGGAGGATTGATTGCCCCCGGTGCAGGAGGGAATGTGGGCAGAATGACAGGTTCTGCAGTGACTGTGCCTACGATCTGCGCTCTGCCAGGACACCTGTCCCAG ACTCTGATCAACAGGAAGGGCCTGAGCACCCAGTCAGTGAGAGCCACACCCACTCTAATGACCGCACCCACTCtaatgaccacacccacactaatgaccacacccactctgatgaCCATGCCCACTCTGATGACGACACTCACACTGCTGGCCACACCCACTCCGATGACCACGCCCACTCTGATGACCACACAGACCCTGGCCCTCCTGAAGTCAAGGAAAAG GAAACTgtgaaagaggaggaagaaaagTCCCAGCAGAGAGACACAATACCTGAGCACATCACATCTTGCATGCCTGTCCCAG GTGCAGATTCTGAGAATCAGGAGGAGACCACAGACAACAGATCCAGGCTGGGTCCagaaccagcaccagcaccagcaccagagAAGACATCCTCATGCCTGGCCCAGTCCCAGCTGGGCCCAGAACCAGCCCCAGAGAAGACATCCTCATGCCTGGCCCAGTCCCAACCCTCTGCAGACCCAGCTAAGTCAGACCTAAAGAGTGGTTTAGTGGAAACTGGTAACATGGACAGGACTGTGAGTCAGGACACCAAAGACCCTGAGTGTActgcacaggaggaggag GAAACTGAAGACTCAGAGGAGAGGGTGAGCGTGTCTAAAGATGAGGCCATCTGTAAAG ATCCCGTCAAGCTCTGTCAG ACGTGA